One part of the Neisseria zalophi genome encodes these proteins:
- the recN gene encoding DNA repair protein RecN: MLLALSLRDFVIVEKLNLNFQNGFTVLTGETGAGKSITLDAIGLLLGDKADYSQIRSGASEAGLSALFDISALPELQQELYEQGLSEEDASELSIRRIIDIKGKSRSFINNHAATLAQLKSIGSRLIDIHGQNAHQSLNQEAEQRRLLDAFAGSLSQAEQVRQYYQAWHHARQALADAQNQAENTAIERERLEWQFNELSRINPQQGEWETLNQSHSTLSHAADLLQAAEQTGEYIDGDNGMQRQLYQCQKLLESLQNIEPRFAESLNMLASIEAELSEISANMRDVAGRVEINPNELAEQERRMGELMATARKYRIEPQDLPIKLIELDTALQALEAATDLEALAEEVARTEKEYRQAAEVLSDMRREAAGRLERETTEHMQHLSMKGAAFHVALMPSEPAANGLEHIQYQIAVNAGSPLRPLNKVASGGELARISLSLQVVTSQYTQVPTLIFDEVDTGIGGGVAETVGRALRALGKEHQVLAITHLPQVAACGENHWQVYKYSQNDQTFSEINVLDETGRVGEIARMLGGETITETTREHAAELLAMAERSA; this comes from the coding sequence ATGTTGTTGGCGCTTTCATTACGCGATTTCGTGATTGTAGAAAAGCTCAATCTGAATTTTCAAAACGGCTTTACCGTGCTAACCGGCGAAACCGGCGCGGGCAAGTCGATTACGCTGGACGCCATCGGCCTACTGCTTGGCGATAAAGCCGATTACAGCCAAATCAGAAGCGGTGCATCCGAAGCCGGTCTTTCCGCTTTATTCGACATCAGCGCCCTACCCGAATTGCAGCAGGAATTATACGAGCAAGGCTTATCTGAAGAAGATGCTTCCGAGCTTAGTATCCGCCGTATTATCGATATCAAAGGCAAAAGCCGCAGTTTTATCAACAACCATGCCGCCACCCTTGCCCAATTAAAAAGCATCGGCAGCCGCCTGATTGATATTCACGGGCAAAACGCCCACCAATCCCTCAACCAAGAAGCCGAGCAGCGCCGCCTACTCGATGCCTTTGCCGGCAGCCTGTCGCAAGCCGAGCAAGTTAGGCAATACTATCAGGCTTGGCACCATGCCCGCCAAGCGTTGGCCGACGCCCAAAATCAGGCGGAAAACACCGCTATCGAACGCGAACGGCTGGAATGGCAGTTTAACGAATTAAGCCGCATCAATCCGCAGCAAGGCGAATGGGAAACCTTGAACCAAAGCCACAGCACGCTTTCCCATGCCGCCGATCTGCTTCAGGCGGCCGAGCAAACAGGCGAATATATCGACGGCGACAACGGCATGCAGCGGCAGCTTTATCAATGCCAGAAACTATTGGAAAGCCTACAAAATATCGAACCGCGTTTTGCCGAAAGCCTGAATATGTTGGCCAGCATAGAAGCCGAGCTCAGTGAAATCAGCGCCAATATGCGCGACGTAGCCGGGCGGGTTGAAATCAACCCCAATGAGTTGGCCGAGCAGGAACGGCGGATGGGCGAACTCATGGCCACCGCACGGAAATACCGCATCGAGCCGCAAGATTTGCCTATCAAACTTATCGAGTTGGATACCGCTTTACAAGCCTTGGAAGCCGCCACCGATTTGGAAGCTTTGGCGGAAGAAGTGGCGCGCACCGAAAAAGAATACAGACAAGCCGCCGAAGTGTTGTCGGACATGCGCCGCGAAGCGGCCGGCCGGCTGGAACGGGAAACCACCGAACACATGCAGCATTTATCGATGAAAGGCGCGGCATTTCATGTAGCATTGATGCCGTCCGAACCGGCTGCCAACGGCTTGGAACATATTCAATATCAAATTGCCGTCAATGCCGGCAGCCCGCTGCGGCCTTTAAATAAAGTGGCTTCGGGCGGCGAATTGGCGCGTATCAGCCTTTCCTTGCAAGTGGTCACCAGTCAATACACTCAAGTCCCCACCCTGATTTTTGACGAAGTCGATACCGGTATCGGCGGCGGGGTGGCCGAAACCGTCGGCCGTGCCTTACGCGCTTTGGGCAAAGAACATCAGGTATTGGCCATCACCCACCTACCCCAAGTCGCCGCTTGCGGTGAAAACCACTGGCAGGTGTATAAATACAGCCAAAACGATCAAACCTTTAGCGAAATCAATGTATTGGACGAAACAGGCAGAGTGGGTGAAATTGCCCGTATGCTCGGTGGCGAAACCATTACCGAAACCACTCGCGAACACGCCGCCGAACTATTGGCAATGGCCGAACGTTCGGCCTAG